In one Chloroflexota bacterium genomic region, the following are encoded:
- a CDS encoding nucleotidyltransferase family protein produces the protein MADWPESVPEPVALGVVLAAGSGRRMGQAKALLDWGGVPLVVWQARSLISGGCEKVLVVTGAEHAAVGAALEGLPGVAALYNPDHRSGRSTSVRAAALAAAGSDPAILCNVDQPLRRELVALLLGAARASPEALVVCPEVAGRRIHPVLFRSELYPELAAVDEQSLGLRAVVSANSDRLLAVAADPAWAPPHFNYPEEYEAARAARFGRR, from the coding sequence GTGGCGGACTGGCCCGAATCGGTCCCTGAACCGGTGGCCCTGGGAGTCGTCCTGGCCGCCGGATCGGGCCGGCGGATGGGGCAGGCCAAGGCGCTGCTCGATTGGGGCGGGGTGCCGCTGGTCGTCTGGCAGGCCAGGTCCCTTATTTCCGGCGGGTGCGAGAAGGTTCTGGTCGTCACCGGCGCCGAGCACGCTGCGGTGGGAGCCGCGCTTGAGGGATTGCCCGGCGTGGCCGCACTCTACAACCCCGATCACCGGTCGGGGCGCTCGACCTCGGTGCGCGCGGCGGCCCTGGCCGCCGCGGGATCGGACCCGGCGATCCTCTGCAACGTCGACCAACCGCTTCGCCGCGAGCTGGTCGCGCTACTGCTGGGCGCGGCCCGCGCGAGCCCTGAAGCGCTCGTCGTCTGCCCCGAGGTGGCGGGTCGCCGGATCCACCCGGTCCTGTTCCGGTCCGAGCTTTACCCCGAACTCGCCGCGGTAGACGAGCAGTCGCTGGGATTGCGGGCGGTGGTTTCGGCCAACTCCGATCGCCTGCTGGCGGTCGCGGCGGACCCGGCCTGGGCGCCGCCGCACTTTAACTACCCGGAGGAGTACGAGGCGGCCCGGGCGGCCCGGTTCGGACGCCGGTAG
- a CDS encoding FAD-binding protein, producing the protein MALAEKITDRTYDVAALAAELRQALGPRNVLDKPHQTMLYESDGSTDRHPCDIVATPESTEQVAELVRICRRHHVPIVARGAGTSLSGTAVPAEAGVVVSTARMDKILSVDPLSRTAVVQPGVVQLDISHAAAEFGLYYAPDPSSQKSCTIGGNVGTNAGGAHTLAYGVTSNHVLALEWVDADGAVATMHASREGPGYDLTGLLIGSEGTLAFVTEITVGLLRLPESTRTLLASFETVTAACHVVSEIIGAGIIPAACELMDQPCAQAVAGWVPSAGIPQNAGAVMVVEVEGIDAGLDEDAAAIEQICRASEGLIEIRRAADEAEREDLWKARKGAFGAIGVLAPDFYVQDGVVPRTRLPEVLEEVAAIGERYGLRIMNVFHAGDGNIHPTVLFDRAGDPDSLERVKAAGADILQVCMEVGGTLTGEHGLGMEKNMLLGELLDPPSLEAMVKVRDAFAPHRLLNPSKLLPLPLSRSDLADYRRPNRAARAASYSSG; encoded by the coding sequence ATGGCGCTGGCAGAAAAGATCACCGACCGGACCTACGACGTGGCCGCTTTGGCCGCCGAGCTGCGGCAGGCGCTGGGTCCGCGAAACGTGCTGGACAAACCGCACCAGACGATGCTCTACGAGAGCGACGGCTCGACCGACCGCCATCCCTGCGACATCGTCGCCACCCCGGAAAGCACCGAGCAGGTCGCCGAACTGGTGCGGATCTGCCGCCGCCACCACGTGCCGATCGTGGCCCGCGGGGCCGGAACGTCGCTCTCCGGGACCGCGGTTCCGGCCGAGGCCGGGGTGGTGGTTTCAACCGCCCGCATGGACAAGATCCTGAGCGTCGACCCGCTGTCGCGGACGGCCGTGGTCCAACCCGGCGTGGTCCAACTGGACATCTCGCACGCCGCAGCCGAGTTCGGGCTCTACTACGCCCCCGACCCTTCCTCGCAGAAATCGTGCACCATCGGCGGCAACGTCGGCACCAACGCCGGCGGGGCCCACACGCTCGCCTACGGAGTCACGTCCAACCACGTGCTGGCCCTGGAGTGGGTCGACGCCGACGGGGCGGTGGCGACCATGCACGCCAGCCGCGAGGGGCCCGGTTACGACCTGACCGGGCTGTTGATCGGTTCCGAGGGGACCCTGGCATTCGTGACCGAGATCACCGTCGGGTTGCTGCGCCTGCCCGAATCGACCCGCACCCTGCTGGCGAGTTTCGAGACGGTCACCGCCGCCTGCCACGTCGTGTCCGAGATCATCGGCGCCGGGATAATCCCGGCCGCCTGCGAGCTTATGGACCAGCCCTGCGCGCAAGCGGTCGCCGGCTGGGTGCCGTCGGCCGGGATACCGCAGAACGCGGGGGCGGTGATGGTCGTCGAGGTGGAGGGCATCGACGCCGGGCTGGACGAGGACGCGGCCGCCATCGAGCAGATCTGCCGGGCCAGCGAAGGCCTGATCGAAATACGGCGCGCCGCCGACGAAGCCGAACGCGAGGACCTCTGGAAGGCCCGCAAGGGGGCGTTCGGGGCGATCGGGGTCCTGGCCCCGGACTTTTACGTCCAGGACGGGGTGGTGCCGCGAACCCGGCTCCCCGAAGTACTGGAAGAGGTCGCCGCCATCGGCGAACGCTACGGTCTGCGGATCATGAACGTTTTCCACGCCGGCGACGGCAATATCCATCCAACCGTCCTCTTCGACCGCGCCGGCGACCCGGATTCGCTGGAGCGCGTCAAGGCCGCCGGAGCCGACATCCTGCAGGTGTGCATGGAGGTCGGCGGAACCCTGACCGGCGAGCACGGCCTCGGCATGGAGAAGAACATGCTTCTGGGCGAGCTGCTGGACCCGCCGTCGCTGGAGGCGATGGTCAAGGTGCGTGACGCGTTCGCTCCGCACCGCCTGCTCAACCCTTCCAAGCTCCTGCCGCTGCCGCTGTCCCGCTCGGACCTGGCCGACTACCGGCGTCCGAACCGGGCCGCCCGGGCCGCCTCGTACTCCTCCGGGTAG
- a CDS encoding type II toxin-antitoxin system PemK/MazF family toxin, whose amino-acid sequence MVVERGEIWWADLGDPVGAQPGFRRPVVIVQADGFNRSRIETTIALSVTSNLQLVDAPGNVLLPSAVTGLPKDSVANVSQIMTLDLEQLVGPAGRVGGSELTRISRGLRLVLGI is encoded by the coding sequence TTGGTAGTCGAACGCGGCGAGATCTGGTGGGCTGACCTTGGCGATCCGGTCGGAGCGCAACCCGGTTTCCGCCGACCCGTTGTCATAGTCCAGGCGGACGGATTCAACCGCAGCCGCATAGAGACGACGATCGCGTTGAGCGTCACGTCGAACCTCCAATTGGTCGACGCACCCGGCAATGTCCTGTTGCCATCCGCCGTCACCGGTTTGCCGAAAGACTCGGTGGCCAACGTATCGCAGATCATGACGCTTGATCTTGAGCAATTGGTGGGGCCGGCCGGGCGGGTGGGCGGATCCGAATTGACCCGAATCTCGCGCGGGCTGCGGCTGGTGCTTGGCATCTGA
- a CDS encoding FAD-binding oxidoreductase gives MEELLGSAAIGPADPKLAAMLAAPGLLQASPPTPELAAAALRVCAESEAAAIPVGAGSKLARGRLPRKANVLLSTAALDQVSDHQPADLTVSTQTGVPLARLQAELAAAGQFLAVDPPWGDVATLGGLVASGAEGPLRRRYGALRDQLLGLRVANPDGTLTWAGGQVVKNVSGYDLTRLHTGAYGTLGLITDVNLKVWPQPEAELTVLGTGTNPLPLLERLAVAPFWPLAADLFLGRAAAHLGNAGQGQFLLALRFGGRASANARGQSDAVALLSGAGAPDPQVLAGADSAAFWNNAAALQPECQATGFAVAAIALPARNRVELLQAGLARWREAGIEFSGWGRTEHGWFHVALAGSTGPRALAGELGWLRQQCTAGRGACVFEHLPDQLAGQLDPWGPADPVAQAAMERLKTALDPRAVISPGRYLGGI, from the coding sequence TTGGAAGAGCTTTTGGGGTCAGCAGCGATCGGTCCGGCGGATCCGAAACTGGCCGCCATGCTGGCGGCCCCGGGCTTGCTGCAGGCGTCGCCGCCAACCCCGGAATTGGCAGCCGCGGCGTTGCGGGTCTGCGCCGAGAGCGAGGCTGCCGCCATCCCGGTCGGGGCGGGCAGCAAACTGGCCCGCGGGCGTCTTCCCCGGAAGGCCAACGTTCTGCTGTCGACCGCCGCCCTGGATCAAGTCAGCGACCACCAGCCGGCGGACCTGACAGTCTCGACCCAGACCGGGGTGCCGCTGGCAAGGTTGCAGGCCGAACTGGCCGCGGCGGGCCAGTTCCTGGCCGTCGACCCGCCCTGGGGGGACGTTGCCACCCTCGGCGGGCTGGTGGCTAGCGGCGCCGAGGGTCCCCTGCGACGCCGCTACGGGGCTTTGCGCGACCAGTTGCTTGGACTGCGGGTCGCCAATCCCGACGGCACCCTGACCTGGGCCGGCGGGCAGGTGGTCAAGAACGTGTCCGGTTACGACCTGACCCGGCTGCATACCGGCGCCTACGGAACGCTCGGCCTGATCACCGACGTGAACCTGAAAGTCTGGCCGCAGCCCGAGGCGGAACTGACCGTGCTGGGAACCGGAACGAATCCGCTGCCCCTGCTTGAACGGCTCGCGGTAGCGCCGTTCTGGCCGCTGGCCGCCGACCTTTTCCTGGGCCGTGCCGCGGCCCATCTGGGCAATGCCGGTCAGGGGCAATTCCTGCTGGCGCTGCGGTTCGGCGGTCGGGCCAGCGCCAACGCGCGTGGACAATCCGATGCGGTCGCGCTGCTGAGCGGGGCCGGTGCGCCGGATCCCCAGGTCCTGGCCGGCGCGGACTCGGCCGCATTCTGGAATAACGCCGCCGCCCTGCAGCCGGAGTGTCAGGCAACCGGTTTCGCGGTTGCCGCCATCGCCCTCCCGGCCCGCAATCGCGTCGAGCTTTTGCAGGCAGGGTTGGCGCGCTGGCGGGAGGCCGGAATCGAATTTTCGGGTTGGGGCCGGACCGAACACGGCTGGTTCCACGTGGCCCTTGCCGGGTCCACCGGCCCGCGGGCGCTGGCCGGCGAGCTCGGATGGCTCAGACAGCAATGCACCGCCGGCCGCGGCGCCTGCGTATTCGAACACCTGCCGGACCAGCTGGCCGGGCAGCTCGACCCCTGGGGCCCCGCCGATCCGGTCGCGCAGGCGGCGATGGAGCGCCTGAAAACCGCGCTTGATCCGCGCGCGGTCATCTCGCCCGGCCGATACTTGGGCGGAATCTGA
- a CDS encoding (Fe-S)-binding protein, with the protein MSIWQQSSTFSATDAPDPGLISTCIHCGMCLPECPTYRALRVETDSPRGRIELVRAVHEGRLDLAEPSFSEHIFLCLDCRGCESACPSGVEYGQIIEAARAQATLAGNLPPGLQTANRLMRLILSRIWLLRLIARGLRISQQLGLDRLVGPLQRMRILPAGLARAARGAPRMSAEFCGQADLQVFPPRGRRRYRVGVLTGCIMQVAFGDVNRATLEVLAENGCEAVLPRQQGCCGGLSWHNGDRATARAMARRNVRAFDRDDLDAVVINSAGCGSSAKEWQEMLEDDPRLSAAAARVRAKTYDLSEWLDHIGLEGELGPINARVCYQDACHLRHAQKITEQPRSLLSRVPGLELIEPDRSFLCCGNAGIYSLLNPDVSEQVRSEKLDTIESTAADRLVTTNPGCQMHLAQGLDLRGNAMRVQHLAELLAESYASAREPQ; encoded by the coding sequence ATGTCCATCTGGCAGCAGAGCTCGACCTTCTCCGCCACCGACGCTCCCGACCCGGGTTTGATCTCCACCTGCATCCACTGCGGGATGTGCCTGCCCGAATGTCCGACCTACCGGGCCCTGCGGGTGGAGACCGACTCGCCGCGCGGCCGCATTGAGTTGGTGCGGGCGGTGCACGAGGGCCGGCTGGACCTGGCGGAACCCTCGTTCAGCGAGCACATATTCCTGTGTCTGGACTGCCGGGGCTGCGAATCCGCATGCCCGTCCGGGGTGGAATACGGGCAGATCATTGAAGCCGCCCGTGCCCAGGCGACCCTGGCCGGAAATCTGCCGCCCGGGCTGCAGACCGCCAACCGCCTGATGCGTCTCATTCTTTCCCGCATCTGGCTGCTGCGGTTGATAGCGCGCGGCCTGCGGATCTCCCAGCAGCTGGGTCTGGACCGCCTGGTCGGCCCCCTGCAGCGGATGCGGATCCTGCCGGCGGGGCTTGCCCGGGCGGCGCGCGGCGCCCCGCGGATGTCGGCCGAGTTCTGCGGTCAGGCCGACCTGCAGGTGTTCCCACCGCGCGGCCGCCGACGCTACCGCGTGGGAGTCCTGACCGGGTGCATCATGCAGGTCGCGTTCGGCGACGTGAACCGGGCCACGCTGGAGGTCCTAGCCGAGAACGGCTGCGAGGCCGTGTTGCCGCGGCAGCAGGGTTGCTGCGGCGGTCTCAGCTGGCACAACGGCGACCGGGCGACTGCGCGCGCCATGGCGCGCCGCAACGTGCGCGCTTTTGACCGCGACGACCTGGACGCGGTCGTGATCAATTCGGCCGGCTGCGGCTCCTCGGCCAAGGAGTGGCAGGAAATGCTCGAGGACGACCCCCGGCTGTCCGCGGCCGCCGCCCGGGTCCGGGCCAAGACCTACGATCTATCCGAATGGCTGGACCACATCGGGCTCGAAGGCGAACTGGGGCCGATCAACGCGCGGGTCTGCTACCAGGATGCCTGCCACCTCCGCCATGCCCAGAAGATCACCGAACAGCCGCGCTCGCTGCTTTCCCGGGTGCCGGGACTGGAATTGATCGAGCCCGATCGCTCGTTCCTGTGCTGTGGCAATGCCGGAATCTACAGCCTGCTGAACCCGGACGTTTCCGAGCAGGTGCGTTCCGAGAAGCTGGACACGATCGAATCCACGGCCGCCGACCGGCTGGTCACCACCAACCCGGGCTGCCAGATGCACCTGGCCCAGGGTCTGGATCTGCGCGGGAACGCGATGCGGGTCCAGCATTTGGCCGAACTTCTGGCCGAGTCCTACGCCAGCGCCCGGGAGCCCCAATAG
- the ftsY gene encoding signal recognition particle-docking protein FtsY translates to MAEGDRPRLLAGVAKLRSGLASQLAGVFGRGSLSEDDWEELEDLLIAADVGPTFAAELVEELRGSGAGSDAELVEIARRRLLDRLGEPDVSLPAPGKPAVILIVGVNGSGKTTTIAKLAARLKQEGHAVVLAAGDTFRAGAIAQLQHWGRVLGLRVIAQAPGADPGSVAYDAADAAQASGADYLIVDTAGRLQTDSNLMRELEKVARVLARRIAGAPHQTLLVLDGMSGLNGLSQSRKFAEGVGLDGVVISKLDGTAKGGIALSVVEELGIPVKFVGTGEGIGDLAGFDPGVFVDAILGRGPGAEN, encoded by the coding sequence ATGGCTGAGGGCGACCGCCCGCGTCTGCTCGCCGGGGTTGCCAAGCTTCGCTCCGGACTGGCCAGCCAGCTTGCCGGCGTTTTCGGCCGCGGCAGCCTATCCGAGGACGACTGGGAGGAGCTCGAAGACCTGTTGATCGCCGCCGACGTGGGCCCGACGTTCGCGGCCGAGTTGGTCGAGGAGCTGCGCGGCTCCGGCGCCGGATCTGATGCGGAGCTGGTCGAAATCGCGCGCCGTCGCCTGCTGGATCGTTTGGGCGAACCGGATGTCTCCCTGCCCGCGCCCGGAAAACCGGCGGTGATCCTGATCGTCGGGGTGAACGGGTCGGGCAAGACCACCACCATCGCCAAGCTGGCGGCGCGGCTCAAGCAGGAGGGTCACGCGGTCGTGCTGGCGGCGGGCGACACGTTCCGGGCCGGCGCGATCGCGCAGCTCCAGCACTGGGGCAGGGTGCTCGGCCTGCGGGTCATCGCCCAGGCGCCCGGCGCCGACCCGGGATCGGTTGCCTACGACGCGGCCGACGCCGCGCAGGCATCCGGCGCCGATTACCTGATCGTCGACACCGCCGGTCGGTTGCAGACCGATTCGAACCTGATGCGCGAACTGGAGAAGGTCGCCCGCGTGCTCGCCCGCCGGATCGCCGGCGCCCCGCACCAAACGCTGCTGGTGCTGGACGGCATGAGCGGATTGAACGGGCTCTCGCAGTCGCGCAAGTTCGCCGAAGGAGTCGGCCTGGACGGGGTCGTGATCTCGAAGCTGGACGGGACCGCCAAGGGCGGCATCGCGCTGTCGGTGGTGGAAGAGCTGGGGATTCCGGTCAAGTTCGTGGGCACCGGGGAGGGGATCGGCGACCTGGCCGGTTTCGACCCGGGTGTATTCGTGGATGCGATTCTGGGGCGCGGACCGGGCGCCGAAAACTAG
- a CDS encoding MoaD/ThiS family protein, which produces MTVSVRIPRVLRGHTDGQAIVQLQAANMAELLDSLYRDFPSLRESLGGGSEDVLKFTNFFINDTEVVERGGMAAELSDGDTVTILPSMAGGYR; this is translated from the coding sequence ATGACAGTCAGCGTCCGAATCCCGCGCGTCCTGCGCGGCCACACCGACGGGCAGGCGATCGTGCAACTGCAGGCGGCCAACATGGCCGAACTGCTCGATTCGCTCTACCGCGACTTTCCCAGCCTGCGCGAGTCGCTCGGCGGCGGCTCCGAAGACGTCCTCAAGTTCACCAACTTCTTCATCAACGACACCGAAGTCGTCGAACGAGGCGGAATGGCGGCCGAGCTGTCCGACGGCGACACGGTCACGATCCTGCCCTCGATGGCGGGCGGCTACCGCTAG